From the genome of Nerophis ophidion isolate RoL-2023_Sa linkage group LG25, RoL_Noph_v1.0, whole genome shotgun sequence, one region includes:
- the lysmd2 gene encoding lysM and putative peptidoglycan-binding domain-containing protein 2, producing the protein MADFPPVSARREEGGGRGQGGGGGGGQHIFVSSRSACESDSELSQSLARTKIRSYGSTASVSASLGEKYVEHRLSDGDTLQGIALKYNVTMEQIKRANKLFSNDCIFLKSSLNIPVATQKSYIFNGLSLESPDGDQQAAQQQQQEDQGPWPEDSKGSEPPAEELSAQDFLTRLDLQIKRSKQAAARLKEEEVRSDEVNFTAATTSYQEI; encoded by the exons ATGGCGGACTTCCCGCCAGTGTCAGCGAGGCGGGAAGAAGGAGGAGGACGAGgacaaggaggaggaggaggaggaggccagCACATCTTCGTCAGCTCCAGGTCGGCCTGCGAGTCAGACAGCGAACTGTCACAAAGCTTGGCTCGGACTAAAATACGATCTTACGGAAGCACAGCCAGCGTGTCGGCTTCTCTGGGAGAGAAATACGTGGAACATCGCCTCTCTGACGGCGACACTCTGCAGGGCATCGCCCTCAAATATAACGTCACG ATGGAGCAAATCAAGAGAGCCAACAAACTTTTCAGCAACGACTGCATTTTCCTGAAGAGCAGCCTCAACATCCCCGTAGCCACGCAGAAGTCTTACATTTTTAACGGACTGTCTTTGGAGTCTCCTGATGGGGACCAGCAAGcagcgcagcagcagcagcaggaagACCAGGGACCTTGGCCTGAAGACTCCAAAGGTTCTGAACCCCCAGCAGAGGAGCTCTCAGCCCAAGACTTCTTGACCAGGCTGGACTTACAGATCAAAAGATCCAAGCAGGCGGCAGCAAGACTGAAAGAAGAGGAAGTCAG